In Pangasianodon hypophthalmus isolate fPanHyp1 chromosome 3, fPanHyp1.pri, whole genome shotgun sequence, a single genomic region encodes these proteins:
- the LOC128318007 gene encoding histone-lysine N-methyltransferase PRDM7-like, with the protein MGRKCESMRRVQDQTREPGTVSLEQYFLLHIHAALVIVMPCKIETINTWHCEDEQIDTDGGTESSVGHVSFMDKQNAGFKTRPLKEKPEVEDYLCGGTLSSLSSRTTKQFLKNPIKEEDSEDKDYLYSEDCKAFFINRCEIHGPALFILDTPVPLGVTDRARQTLPPRLGIWESVIPHVGLGVFNEGETVPVGAHFGPYQGELVDGEEAMNSGYSWVIFKNRQYKEYVDAKREVHANWMRYVKCACNDEEQNLVAFQYQGRILYCCC; encoded by the exons aTGGGGAGGAAATGCGAAAGTATGCGCAGggttcaggatcaaaccagagagCCTGGAACTGTGAGCCTGGAGCAATACTTCCTGTTGCACATCCATGCTGCCCTGGTTATAGTCATGCCTTGTAAAATAGAAACAATCAACACTTGG CATTGTGAGGACGAGCAGATAGATACTGATGGAGGAACCGAAAGCTCTGTTGGACATGTCTCCTTTATGGACAAGCAGAATGCAGGATTCAAGACGAGGCCTCTAAAAGAAAAGCCTGAAGTTGAAGATTACCTCTGTGGAGGAACATTGAGCTCATTGAGCTCcagaacaacaaaacaatttCTGAAGAATCCTATAAAAGAGGAAGACTCAGAAGATAAAGACTACCTCTACTCCGAGGATTGTAAAGCCTTCTTCATAAACAGGTGTGAGATTCACGGTCCAGCTCTCTTCATCCTGGATACTCCTGTTCCCCTGGGAGTCACTGACAGAGCCAGACAAACACTTCCACCCAGACTAGGGATTTGGGAGTCTGTTATTCCTCATGTGGGTCTGGGAGTGTTTAATGAAGGGGAGACTGTTCCAGTTGGTGCACACTTTGGACCCTACCAGGGAGAGCTGGTAGATGGAGAGGAAGCTATGAACAGTGGATATTCCTGGGTCATATTTAAGAACAGACAATATAAAGAATACGTAGATGCCAAGAGAGAGGTGCATGCTAACTGGATGAGATACGTGAAATGTGCTTGTAATGATGAGGAGCAGAACTTGGTGGCATTCCAGTATCAAGGGAGGATTCTGTACTGTTGCTGTTGA
- the pygl gene encoding glycogen phosphorylase, liver form, giving the protein MATPLTDQEKRKQISIRGIVGVENVAELKKGFNRHLHFTLVKDRNVATPLDYYYALAHTVRDHLVGRWIRTQQFYYEKDPKRVYYLSLEFYMGRALQNTMINLGLQNACDEAIYQLGLDMEDLEDMEEDAGLGNGGLGRLAACFLDSMATLGLAAYGYGIRYEYGIFNQKIKDGWQVEEADDWLRYGNPWEKARPEYMLPVHFYGRVEETEEGSKWVDTQVVLAMPYDTPIPGYMNNTVNTMRLWSARAPNDFNLRDFNVGDYIQAVLDRNLAENISRVLYPNDNFFEGKELRLKQEYFVVAATLQDVIRRFKTSKKNCSVPLSFDSFPEKVAIQLNDTHPALAIPELMRIFVDIEKLDWDKAWDLTRRTFAYTNHTVLPEALERWPVHMLEKLLPRHLQIIYKINQIHLDHIASLFPEDMDRLRRMSLIEEEGGKKVNMAHLCIIGSHAVNGVAEIHSNIIKNEVFRDFSELEEEKFQNKTNGITPRRWLLLCNPGLADLIAEVIGEDYVKDLMQLQKLNDLVDDNVFIRDVAKVKQDNKRKFAQYLEREYQVKINPASMFDVQVKRIHEYKRQLLNCLHVITMYNRIKTRPAAPFVPRTVIIGGKAAPGYHMAKMIIKLITTVADVVNNDPIIGDKLKVIYLENYRVSLAEKVIPATDLSEQISTAGTEASGTGNMKFMLNGALTIGTMDGANVEMAEEAGQENLFIFGMSVKEVAAMDQKGYDAMQYYKSIPELKQVINQIKSGYFSPKQPELFSDIINMLFNHDRFKVFADYESYVRCQERVSALYQDQKKWTQVVIKNIAASGKFSSDRTITEYATQIWGVEPTDLKIPPPSEPREAIEETVRALRKI; this is encoded by the exons ATGGCCACTCCACTCACTGACCAGGAAAAACGCAAGCAGATCAGTATCCGTGGGATCGTCGGGGTGGAAAATGTTGCCGAGCTGAAAAAAGGCTTCAATCGCCACTTGCATTTCACTCTGGTAAAGGACAGGAATGTGGCCACACCGCTTGATTATTATTACGCCCTGGCACACACAGTGAGGGATCACCTGGTGGGGCGCTGGATCCGGACACAGCAGTTCTACTATGAGAAGGACCCAAAG cgtgtgtaTTACCTCTCCCTGGAGTTCTATATGGGCAGAGCTCTACAGAACACCATGATCAATTTAGGACTACAGAATGCCTGTGATGAGGCCATCTATCAA ttgggcttggacaTGGAGGATTTGGAGGATATGGAGGAGGACGCAGGATTAGGGAATGGAGGACTAGGCCGGCTGGCAG CATGTTTTCTGGACTCTATGGCAACTCTGGGCTTAGCCGCATATGGTTATGGGATCCGTTACGAGTATGGGATCTTCAATCAGAAAATCAAAGACGGCTGGCAG GTGGAGGAAGCTGATGATTGGCTGAGGTATGGAAACCCATGGGAGAAGGCCCGTCCTGAGTACATGTTGCCAGTCCATTTTTATGGACGAGTAGAGGAGACTGAGGAAGGATCTAAATGGGTTGATACACAG GTGGTACTGGCCATGCCCTATGATACGCCCATCCCTGGCTACATGaataacactgtaaacacaatGCGTCTGTGGTCTGCACGAGCTCCCAACGACTTCAACCTTCGAGACT TCAATGTTGGGGATTACATCCAGGCTGTTTTGGACCGGAACTTGGCTGAGAATATTTCCAGAGTGCTCTACCCCAATGACAAT TTTTTTGAAGGTAAGGAACTGCGACTGAAGCAGGAGTACTTTGTGGTGGCAGCGACTCTGCAGGACGTGATTCGACGCTTTAAGACCTCGAAAAAGAATTGCTCTGTCCCCCTGTCTTTCGACAGCTTTCCTGAGAAG GTAGCCATCCAACTGAATGACACACACCCTGCCTTGGCCATACCTGAGCTAATGAGGATCTTTGTGGACATTGAGAAGTTGGACTGGGACAAG GCATGGGATCTCACTAGGCGCACCTTTGCGTACACCAATCACACCGTGCTCCCTGAGGCTCTGGAGCGTTGGCCTGTTCATATGCTGGAGAAACTCCTACCACGCCACCTACAAATCATCTACAAGATCAACCAGATACACCTGGAC caCATAGCATCCCTGTTCCCCGAGGATATGGATCGTTTGCGCAGGATGTCTCTGATTGAGGAGGAAGGTGGGAAAAAAGTGAACATGGCTCACCTGTGCATCATTGGATCCCATGCTGTTAATGGAGTTGCTGAGATTCACTCcaacatcattaaaaatgaagt ATTCCGAGATTTCAGTGAATTGGAAGAAGAAAAGTTCCAGAACAAAACAAATGGAATCACTCCAAGGCGCTGGCTCCTGCTGTGCAACCCAGGACTGGCTGACCTAATCGCAgag gtaATCGGAGAAGACTATGTAAAAGACCTGATGCAGTTACAGAAGCTGAATGATCTAGTGGATGATAATGTATTTATCAGAGATGTAGCTAAAGTCAAACAg gacaACAAGCGGAAGTTTGCACAGTACTTGGAGAGAGAGTACCAAGTGAAGATAAACCCTGCCTCTATGTTTGACGTTCAGGTGAAGAGAATTCACGAGTACAAACGACAGCTCCTCAACTGCCTTCACGTCATCACTATGTACAACC GCATTAAGACCAGACCAGCAGCACCATTTGTACCACGCACTGTGATTATTGGTGGCAAG GCTGCGCCTGGATATCACATGGCTAAGATGATCATTAAGCTCATCACCACTGTTGCAGATGTGGTCAATAATGACCCCATTATTGGTGACAAGCTGAAAGTCATTTATCTGGAGAACTACAGAGTGTCTCTGGCAGAGAAAG tgatCCCTGCAACAGACCTCTCTGAGCAGATCTCCACTGCAGGCACTGAGGCATCAGGCACAGGGAACATGAAGTTCATGTTGAATGGCGCGCTGACTATCGGCACCATGGACGGGGCCAACGTAGAGATGGCTGAGGAAGCTGGACAGGAAAACCTCTTCATCTTTGGCATGAGCGTGAAGGAAGTGGCAGCAATGGACCAGAAGGG GTATGATGCAATGCAGTACTATAAGAGCATCCCAGAGCTAAAGCAAGTCATTAACCAGATTAAAAGTGGATACTTCTCACCCAAACAACCAGAACTgttcagtgacatcatcaacatgCTCTTCAACCATGATCG CTTTAAGGTCTTTGCTGACTATGAGTCCTATGTTAGATGTCAGGAGAGAGTCAGTGCTCTGtatcag gatCAGAAAAAGTGGACGCAGGTGGTAATTAAGAACATTGCTGCTTCTGGAAAATTCTCCAGTGACCGCACAATCACAGAATATGCCACTCAGATCTGGGGGGTGGAGCCAACTGACCTGAAGATCCCGCCTCCCAGTGAGCCACGAGAAGCGATCGAAGAGACAGTGCGGGCACTCCGCAagatctga